Proteins encoded together in one Ipomoea triloba cultivar NCNSP0323 chromosome 4, ASM357664v1 window:
- the LOC116015740 gene encoding polyubiquitin 11-like, with amino-acid sequence MEASCERNPNPTAQQEEEEITISVRIIKTVSAKINKSETVARLKTLLREEEGVQECLQQFFMQGGTRLEDDKRLVDYGIHGHCTLNAFVENSVPFMLSVRIPSPNKKAVIQAKENIPPNQHTLFYNGKQLEEDKTLASLGIRGHSTLHMIFNPKETLKVHVKTLTGEAVETQVRILYTILDVKTVVESKVGYPVKVLEFGGKMLEDSETIFIKWGGKSTGVEVFLWETVKNLKEAIFKKLGVPVHVQKLVFEGKTMIDSQELASYGVRKDSNIQLSAKFFMVI; translated from the exons ATGGAAGCATCATGCGAGAGGAACCCTAATCCCACCGCTCAACAGGAAGAGGAAGAG ATAACCATATCTGTGAGGATTATCAAAACCGTGAGTGCAAAGATCAACAAATCCGAGACCGTTGCAAGACTCAAAACCTTGTTGCGCGAAGAGGAAGGCGTACAAGAATGCCTCCAACAGTTCTTCATGCAGGGCGGCACACGCCTCGAGGATGACAAAAGGCTTGTGGATTATGGCATCCATGGACACTGCACCCTCAACGCTTTCGTTGAAAACTCGGTGCCATTTATGTTGTCTGTCAGGATCCCCTCCCCTAATAAGAAAGCAGTTATCCAGGCCAAAGAAAACATCCCTCCCAACCAGCACACTTTGTTTTACAACGGAAAACAACTGGAAGAGGATAAAACCTTAGCGTCTCTCGGGATCCGAGGCCATTCGACGCTCCACATGATCTTTAATCCCAAGGAAACCTTAAAGGTTCATGTGAAAACATTAACCGGAGAAGCCGTGGAAACACAGGTTAGGATCCTTTACACCATTCTGGACGTGAAAACCGTGGTGGAGAGCAAAGTTGGGTACCCAGTGAAGGTTCTTGAATTTGGAGGAAAGATGCTGGAGGATTCAGAGACT ATATTCATCAAATGGGGTGGGAAAAGCACAGGCGTTGAAGTGTTCTTATGGGAAACGGTTAAGAATCTGAAAGAAGCTATCTTTAAGAAGCTGGGGGTGCCAGTTCATGTGCAGAAGCTGGTGTTTGAGGGGAAAACCATGATTGATTCCCAGGAATTGGCAAGCTATGGAGTCCGGAAAGACTCTAACATTCAGTTGTCAGCAAAGTTTTTCATGGTGATATGA